In Gossypium arboreum isolate Shixiya-1 chromosome 5, ASM2569848v2, whole genome shotgun sequence, a single genomic region encodes these proteins:
- the LOC108465587 gene encoding GDSL esterase/lipase At1g28610-like: protein MATCSSCWVLKQCLIVGFLFVIIVSIIQPVNGCFTSIFSFGDSLTDTGNLLEISLLESNKLPPSAFPPNGRTFFHHPSGRRCDGRLVIDFLAEALGIPFLQPSYTTKVGRLQKFQKGMNFAVAGATALNSSFLQENGIYNRSTNISLGDELNSFKHLLPSLCSSSADCKKLLRNSLIVMGVIGGNDYSHAFREKNNEAARKFVPLVVHTIASAIHELIELGAMTFLVPGNFPIGCSPELLTNYQGSNKDKYDPLTGCLTWLNQFSQHHNELLRTELEKLRNRHPDINIVYADYYNIAMRFYHSPKQFGFKETLKACCGIGGLYNYNSSRSCGYPPLKSSCNDPSSYISWDGIHYTEAANKWLANVVFEDLMKSITCVSH, encoded by the exons ATGGCTACTTGTTCATCATGTTGGGTGTTGAAACAATGTTTGATTGTTGGCTTTCTCTTCGTCATAATAGTTAGCATTATTCAACCAGTAAATGGATGTTTCACATCGATTTTCAGCTTCGGTGATTCCTTAACAGATACCGGCAACTTACTTGAGATTTCATTATTGGAATCCAACAAGCTTCCGCCATCGGCTTTTCCTCCGAATGGTCGGACTTTCTTTCATCATCCAAGCGGGCGACGTTGCGATGGCCGCTTGGTTATTGATTTCCTtg CTGAAGCTTTGGGGATTCCCTTTTTACAGCCATCTTACACAACTAAAGTAGGGAGATTACAGAAGTTCCAAAAGGGAATGAATTTTGCAGTGGCGGGTGCTACTGCACTGAATTCATCGTTTCTCCAAGAAAATGGAATCTATAATCGCTCCACCAACATTTCTTTGGGAGATGAATTGAATTCCTTCAAACATTTGTTGCCATCTCTTTGCTCATCTTCTGCAG ATTGCAAAAAGCTCCTCCGGAATTCCTTGATTGTGATGGGAGTGATTGGGGGAAATGATTACAGTCATGCATTCAGGGAAAAAAACAATGAAGCAGCTCGAAAATTTGTTCCTCTTGTTGTTCATACTATAGCATCAGCAATCCAT GAGTTGATTGAGTTAGGTGCAATGACATTTTTGGTCCCTGGAAACTTCCCAATTGGATGCTCCCCAGAATTATTGACAAATTATCAGGGCTCAAACAAGGATAAATACGATCCTTTAACTGGTTGTCTAACATGGTTGAACCAGTTCTCTCAACACCACAACGAATTGCTTCGAACGGAACTCGAAAAACTCCGAAACCGTCATCCAGACATCAACATTGTTTATGCTGATTATTACAACATTGCAATGCGTTTTTACCATTCTCCAAAACAATTTG GATTTAAAGAAACTTTGAAGGCATGCTGTGGAATTGGGGGTCTTTACAATTATAATTCGTCCAGATCTTGTGGTTATCCACCATTAAAAAGCTCTTGCAATGACCCTTCTTCGTATATAAGTTGGGATGGCATCCATTATACAGAAGCGGCCAACAAATGGCTTGCTAATGTTGTATTTGAAGATTTGATGAAATCCATAACCTGTGTCTCCCATTAA